The following is a genomic window from Brucella pseudogrignonensis.
GAGGCCCCATAGCTCTCACAGTTCGATTCAAGGATAGTCCTTTGTTTGCGGAGCGAAATGCCACCCTTGGTGTTAACTTATGCTCTGAAAGGAGTATGGCAAACGCTCTAAAGCCAAGTCGTCCCTGCGGATAAGAGTCGTTAAAAATTTACAACGATTAATGGGCACGTGCTTTGGAGGAGACATGACCGGTCTTTACTGGATCACGCTTCTGGCTTTCGTCTTGTCGGTTACTTTTTGCCTGAGTTTTCGCGAGTTAGCGCGCAAATGGTATCTGATAGACACACCTGACGCACGGAAGCATCATGAAGGCAATGTTCCACTATGTGGTGGGATTGCAATAGCATTATCATTTTGCATCACAATCGCACTCAGCCCGTCTCTCTTCGGGTCAGCCAGTATCTCGCCGTTTTTGCCAGGCCTCCTCCTTATCCTTGCAATTGGCGTTATTGACGACCGTTTTAAACTGCCTGTCGCGCCACGTCTGGCCACCCAATTACTCGCAGCGCTCCTAATGATCGGTATTGCTGGCCTTAACCAGATTCATCTTCATCTATCTTCCGAAATTTCGTCGACACATTTTGAGCAAATGAATCTGCTCGGTTACGTTTTGAATGGGCCAGTTTTCTTTATAGTTGCATTGGCGTTTATTGTTGGTCTGATCAACGCCGTGAACATGAGTGATGGAGTGGATGGCCTTACAGCTTCATCGACAGCCGCATCACTTTTTTGGTTAGCGCTGATCAGCATGAGCGCCTCTGAAGGTTGGCTAGGCTTTCAACTCTTAGCACTCATGGCGAGCTGCCTTGGCTTTCTTGTTTTCAATATGCGCCACCGCTG
Proteins encoded in this region:
- a CDS encoding MraY family glycosyltransferase, with amino-acid sequence MTGLYWITLLAFVLSVTFCLSFRELARKWYLIDTPDARKHHEGNVPLCGGIAIALSFCITIALSPSLFGSASISPFLPGLLLILAIGVIDDRFKLPVAPRLATQLLAALLMIGIAGLNQIHLHLSSEISSTHFEQMNLLGYVLNGPVFFIVALAFIVGLINAVNMSDGVDGLTASSTAASLFWLALISMSASEGWLGFQLLALMASCLGFLVFNMRHRWRARASMFMGDGGSTFLGASLAGAILILTGSHAKIAFPILLWVVIVPVIDTLSLIIRRLSARRSPFSPDRQHLHHLLMETGLSSGQTAIAVLLLNLSAGAVAYIAIRLQIPSWTMLLALVAPFIAHTIFVMRMTNAARPIAPPVTADTSSQNKPNITLPGATS